One window from the genome of Hyperolius riggenbachi isolate aHypRig1 chromosome 6, aHypRig1.pri, whole genome shotgun sequence encodes:
- the LOC137522025 gene encoding olfactory receptor 5AR1-like, protein MPLTLRPGGNRSQETNNVSCSVGGLSIDEDVGQAQSHITMINNSIVTEFVLFGFPDILSVQIALFYVFLLLYVLTITGNVLIIVATSSSTELRTPMYFFLSNLSFLEIFYTSVTIPKMLLNFIQKSTSISFMACAVQVYFFVALGGIECSLLAIMAYDRYAAICNPLHYVTIMDSATCIGLVFSSWTTGLINSVVHTTCVFHQNFCSSNIVNQFFCDIRPLLSLACDSTLSTEIVLSVVGGIYGVGSFVLTLISYTHIISTILKIQTKKGQQKAFSTCASHVIVVSLFYGTSLFSYARRNSVHITDQEKLTPVIYAVITPTLNPLIYTLRNKEFKMVLTRLMQRRSTKWGYLNENKQNIYLGSAKLK, encoded by the exons ATGCCTCTTACTTTAAGgcctgggggtaaccgtagtcaggagacaaataacgtgtcctgttcagtcgggggcttgtctatagatgAAGACGTGGGCCAGGCTCAGAGCCAca TAACGATGATCAacaacagtatagtaacagagttTGTTCTTTTTGGATTTCCAGACATTCTCTCTGTACAGATTGCTTTATTTTACGTATTTCTTCTTTTGTATGTACTAACCATAACAGGAAATGTACTCATTATTGTTGCAACTTCTTCCAGTACTGAACTTCGTACTCCGATGTACTTCTTCCTCAGTAATTTATCTTTCCTCGAGATCTTCTACACCTCCGTCACCATTCCAAAAATGCTCCTTAATTTTATACAGAAGAGCACTTCCATTTCCTTTATGGCTTGCGCTGTTCAAGTGTATTTCTTTGTAGCCCTAGGAGGCATTGAGTGCTCCTTGCTTGCTATTATGGCTTATGACCGATATGCAGccatatgcaatccacttcaTTATGTGACTATCATGGACTCAGCTACTTGCATTGGGTTAGTCTTCAGTTCTTGGACCACTGGGTTAATCAATTCTGTGGTCCATACCACTTGCGTTTTCCACCAAAATTTTTGTTCCTCTAATATCGTAAACCAGTTCTTCTGTGACATTCGTCCTTTGTTGAGTTTGGCTTGCGACAGCACCCTTTCAACCGAGATAGTTCTCTCCGTTGTTGGTGGAATCTATGGGGTTGGGTCTTTCGTTTTGACATTAATATCCTACACTCACATCATTTCCACAATACTGAAAATCCAGACGAAAAAAGGGCAGCAGAAAGCCTTTTCCACCTGTGCCTCCCATGTGATTGTCGTGTCCTTGTTTTATGGCACCTCATTATTCTCATACGCTAGACGGAATTCTGTACATATTACTGACCAAGAGAAACTAACTCCAGTAATATATGCTGTAATCACACCAACGCTGAATCCATTAATTTATACGCTCAGGAACAAGGAGTTCAAAATGGTGCTAACCAGACTGATGCAGAGGAGGTcaacaaaatggggttatttaaaTGAAAATAAGCAGAATATTTACCTTGGATCAGCTAAGCTGAAATAA